The Ahaetulla prasina isolate Xishuangbanna chromosome 5, ASM2864084v1, whole genome shotgun sequence genomic sequence aggtcccttccaaggtcTGTCATTCTGTTACTATCTCAGCTGTAGGCAAGCGATGATAGGATGAAAATGCTTCTGCGTTCTGGTTTGGCAGATTTGTTAGAAGACGGTGGAGAACTGGCCGACGTCCTGTGCGAGTTTGACGCGGTGATAGAGGACTTCTCTTCTCCCATAAAGGAGAGGCACTTCCAATATGAGGAACATCTGGAGAAGATGAAGAGACGGAGCAGTACCAGCATCAGCGACTCTGAGAGTAAGAAagctccattttcttttctgtctttctctttttgcGGCACAACTACATCTTACACGGGCGTCACCGGGCAAAAGCCAAGCATCAAAAATAAATCTCCAGgttaggtagtcctcgaattacgattGCGGTTAGGATCGTAATCTATTATAGTACTGCATTATTGGACAGGGTGTCtgggtggtggcctagaggtggaactctcgcctcacaattaggagttcgatcctaggtagaggcagatatttctctctctctgggcacactgagaatttatctgctgaacaaaactccgcactggcgacaggaagggcatctggccattaaaacaatctgctagctccattcagttgtccagactccaccccgcaagggattatggggttgttaaaaagaGATGATTATTGGACAGGAGGGgattagagagagaaaaaggatggTGGCCTCAGTCCTATGAATGAaggcccccccctttttaacgtGAGTTGCTCCTCCTCTAAAAAGGGGCGGGCTTTTGATCGTGCACTTCCAATCACCatctttagttttttttaaaaaaaattcccgtGGTTTCCGCTGCACACATTCATATTCTGCAGCTGAAATGCTAGAAAGAGCTAATTTGATTATTTAGGCagttccttggcttacaacagttcatttagtgaccattcaaagttacaacaggactgaaaaaagggactcacGGCTGTATTTCTCAGTGACGTcctttgcagcctccccagggtcacaggatcaaaattcaaatgcttggcaactggcatgtacttatgacggttgcattgttccctgggtcacgtgatccccgttttgcgaccttctgacaagcgaaatcaacggggaagccagattcactcaacgaccGGGTTActgactcaacaactgcagtgattcacttaataacggtggcAAAAGAGGTGACaacacggggcaaaattcactgaacacctgtttcacttagcgacagaaatgctgggctcagttgtggccgtaagtcgaggactacctgcgtttTGATAGGGGGCCAAACTCTCATCTCGGCTCGTTGGCTGCCTTCCCTTGCCTCTATTTGTTTACTAACTTTTATTCACTTACTTGCTATTTATTCTGCCTCCGCCTGCTCCTTTTCCACCTTTTTAATCTCTCTCTTCTCCACCCACCTTTAATCCGAACGCCCGTTTTGTGATTGTAACTTGGTCAGGAGAGATCTGCAATCTGAACCTTGGTTTGGAGGGTCTGATGGCTGTTTCAGCACCGCTAAGAGTGTTGCTAAGGCGTTTTTATCCCCCTGAGGCTACCACCGATGGTCTTGATCAGGTCGATTGTTTATACAGCTTGATGTCAGAAAAGgaacatttttctgtttttaaattcttctaCCTGccagctttgtgtgtgtgtgcataaatgCCCAGGGTGCGGACGGGAAGAATATTCCTCGTGCTGATTTTATGACCTACGCCGtgaaatgggcctctgtggctcagactggtaagacagtctgttattaacacagctgcttgcaattactgcaggttcaagtcccaccaggcccaaggttgactcagccttccatcctttataaggtaggtaaaatgaggacccagattgttggggacaataagttgactttgtatataatatacaaatggatgaagactattgcttgacacattgtaagccgccctgagtcttcggagaagggcgggatataatgcaaataataataataataataataataataataataataataataataataataataataataataataataataataaacaatctgGTGTCtttcagaacaggggtctccaaccttggcaactttaagacttgtggacttcaactcccagaattcctcagccagctttgctggctggggtattcttttattttattttttattttatttatttgtcacaacagtatatataagcataaacaagaaataactatacaatatataagcatggatataagcataaccatgaaataactatattaattggatataacgaaaggaaacaataataataataataataataataataataataataataataataataataataataataataataataataataataataataataattttatttataaaccgcccttctcccgaaggactcagggcggtgtacagccacatataaaatacagaaagaaaacaacaatacaaaactaaaaacaacccttaaaaaacctatttaatttggctacttatagataaaaatattccctctaaaatttactaaaaaatttaaaaacccataaatcaatttaaaatataaaatttaagtgagtccagcaagacgaaattaGGTTTTAAGTTCAGGAcaggacaataggacaggaacggtaggcacgttgatgctcttatgcacgccccttacagacctcttaggaatggggtgaggtcaatagtagatagtctttggttaaagctttggggattttgggaagagaccacagagtcaggtagtgcattccaagcattaagaactctgttactgaagtcatattttctgcagtcaagattggagcggttcacattggagtttaaatctattgtttgctcttgtattgttgcaattgaagctgaagtagtcttcaacaggaaggccattgtaacagatgattctatgagttaagctcaggtcatgtcgaaggcggcagagttcttcTACCTGCCAGCTTTGTGTGTGCATAAATATGTGTTCATAAATGCCCAGGGTGCGGATGGGAAGAATATTTCTCGTGCTGATTTTATAATCTACGCCGTGAAATCTGGTGTCtttcagaacaggggtctcctccaaccttgctttgctggctggggtattctgggagttgaagtccacaagtcttaaagttgccaaggttgaagacctctgcttcagAAGGATGTATTTGTTGAGTGACTGCCCAAGTTTTCTAGCTTTAATCAACTTCATTGTTCTGCAGGGgacttttaaaattataaatggtTTTTTCCATCCTTTTAATGTTTTGCCCAGAAGTCAGATTGAGGCTTCTTCTGGCATTGATAAGAGTGCAGagatggcattcagccggttcgaacgaaccggtagcagaaattgcaggtgggcctgTATACCCATCTGGGTTCTTTGCCGGcccatttaggcacgtttttttaGGCCGGGCACATACTCAGAAGGCCCATGCGCGAACAAAGCATCtgcacagaaggccgggcgcatgtgtggaaggcaggtgaGGGCTCGAACTGGGCACGGGCACAAGCAAAGCGAGCACGCACAggcagggtgaactggtagtaacaaaataCGAAACCGACCACTGATAGAGTCATGTTTTCAGTCCTTCAAATCTGACTTgttttgtgggtgctccatcatggaggcttttaagaagagtctggacagccatttgcccaaATGGGTATGGGGATCTCCTGGTTGACtagaagattggactagaagacctccaaggtcccttccaaatctgactAGAAGCATTTTAACCAACTTGCAGTGGTTATTGCAAAAAACGGAGAAGAATCCTAGTTGTAAATCAGATTGGGATGTCAAAACAGACTCCAGTTATGGCCAACAACTCGAGTAAAGGCCCATGATGATCCCAGCAGACAATCTCACCAGGGAGTTTACATTTTCCTACAAGCAGTAACGTTTATCTTTTTCACTGTGGAAAGGAAGCAAAATAACCTCTTCCCACCATTGATAATGAGTCAGTGCCTTGCTCATTCGCCTTATCAgttcttctatttatttacttacattttttaaaccTGGTGAacgatgagccagctgtgtgcggtACCAACAAAAaatgctaatacaatccttggttgtataaacaaaggcacagaatcaaaatcatgtgaagtattagtaccgctttataaagctttagtaaggcaACACCTGGAAtccatgcatccagttttggtcaccacattacaaaaaaaaggatgttgagattttggaaaaagtgcagagaagagcaacgaagatgatttaagacaggggtctccaaccttggcaactttaagacttgtggacttcaactcccagaattcctcagctttgctggctgaagaattctgggagttgaagtccacaagtcttaaagttgccaaggttggagacccctgatttaagagactaaaactttttattttattttatttatttatttatttatttatttatttatttagtcacaacaatatatgtaactatcatacagaaaggttatatagtatataaaggtatagaagaaaagaaaaacaataggacaggaacggtaggcacgtttgtgcgcttatgcacgccccttatggtcctcttaggaatggggtgaggtcaatagtagaaagtttttggttaaagcttttaggattatgggaagagaccacagagtcaggtaaagtattccaagcactgatgattctgttacagaagtcatattttctgcaatctagattaaagcggttgacattaagtttaaatctattggttgctcttgtattattgcaattaaagctgaagtagtctttgacaggaaggacattacaatagatgattctatgagttaaacttaggtcttgtcgaaggcgacggagttccaagttttccaagcccaggatttcaagtctggtgggataaggtattttgttgtttacagaggaatggagaactcttcttgtaaaatatttctggacacgttcaattgtattgatgtcagagatatggtgagggttccaaacaggtgagctgtattctagaattggtctagcaaatgttttatatgctctggttagtagtgtggtgtttttggaaaagaagctacgcaagattaggtttacaactcttagagccttttttgctatgtatttgcagtgggctttggcacttagatcaattgacatgaaaactccaaggtctttaatgggatgggggtcttatgaagaactgttgcaagaattggatatggctagtctaaagaaaagttggattagggctgacatgatagcagtgttccaatatttgaggggctgctacaaagaagaaaggatcaacttattttccaaagcaccagaaggcaggataagaaacaacaaattggaactaatcaaggagagaagcaacctggaattaaggagaaatttcctgatagtaaggacaatgaaccagtggaacagcttgccaccagaagttgtgggtgctccatcgctggaggcttttaagaagagactgtcagccacttgcctggaatggtagagaatctcctgcttgagtagcgggttggactggaagacctccaaggtcccttccagctctattctgattgatcgatTGACCTCTAGCCCTCTAATAGCGTAGATATTTATCTACGTATTTTCTCCGCACACTTTTTCAGACGGCTTATGCGAGGTGTCAGTTCTACTTAGCGTAGGCTCACCATCAATTACGGCCCCACTTcactcggagccgacctctgggTTGTAAAACTTCATGCTGCTGTTTGAATCCTAATCCGTGGAGCAAATCGGGCCCCGCCAGTAATCCATATAGTTGAAGAGACAGGGGCTGCTTCCACTCCTCGTGGCTGGCCTtcggtggtccacagaccacagaTTGAGGAGGCCTCCTCTGGAGACGGAATAATTGCAGGGTGCCTGGAAGCAGAAGGCCGTTGGGCTGAGAATAGCTTGTCCTCCCATCAATTTGGACGGAAAAGAAACACGCATCGAATCGCTCACACGGGTGCCGCAGGCTGCTGAGCTTCgctttcttttttctaattttgcTTTCCAGAATGGGAAAATAAAATGGCAagatatctctctcttttttttcacacacaccccatccTACAAATGGTAACCTTTGTAGTGAaagctgaggggggggggaaatggggatattttttttccccctttggaatAAAGGCTCTTTATTCTACAAAGAACCGTAACACGTCGGTTTTGCCCTTCGCAATCGTTTTGCAACCTCCCCGTGTTAGATCTGCAGCTGGGCATCCGATCTCCCACTTAAACCCTTCCTTGGCACCCGTGTCCTTTCCCTCCCACATCTTGAGTTGAAGGGGTAGTACCAATTTCATGAGATCGCCCGGTTTCCTTGGCAAcatgggttttgtgtgtgtgtgtgtgtttttgattcttgtttttttgcaaaatgtCAGTGTGGGAGAAACCAGGCCGGGAGGAGGCGGGGTGGTAAAAACCCATCCGTGGCAGCAAAGGAGGAGGCTGCTCGGGCGATGTTTTGTCTGTAAACAATTTTTATTTGAAGGAAGAACACACATCCTCCCCTTTCATTTCCGCCCAACGACAACGACAACGGCTTGCAGATTCACACCAGCCTTCCTGGGTTGCATATGCACAAGGCATCAAAACCCTCAGCCAGCACGTGGCTTATTATCTTTTCCCCTGCTACCAGTAGTAGTATGAGAGTAACCAACAGCACGCTGCAGTGGATGAGGGCAGTCAGGGGGAAATCGTTGCGAAAcaaagagtaacagagttggaagggaccttggaggtcttctagcccaacccaccgcctaggcaggaaactctacaccacttcagacaaatggttgtccaacattttcttaaaaatttccagtgttggagcattcacaacttctgcaggcaagttgtttcactgattaattgttctaactgtcaggaaatttcaccttagttctaagttgcttctctccttgattggtttccatccactgcttcttatcctgccttcaggtgctttggagagtagtttgactccctcttctttgtggcaacccctgagatattggaacactgctattatgtcacccctagtccttcttttcattaaactagacatacccagttcctgcaaccgttcttcatatgcaaaatacaaaataagagttggaagggaccttagaggtcttctagtccaaccccctgcccaggcagaaaaccctacatcatttcagacaaatggttatccaacaccttcttaaaaacttccagtgttggagcattcacaacttctgcaggcaagttgttccacttactaattgttctaactgtcaggaaatttctccttagttctaggttgcttctctccttgatgagtttccacccattgcttcttgtcctgctttaaggtgctttggagaatagcttgactccctcttctttgtggccgcccctgagatattggaagactgctatcatgtcttccctaatccttcttttcattagacttgaCATTTtatcctccggtcccctaatcatctttgttgctcttctctgcatttttttccgaagtctcaacatctttctagaATGTCAGCATCTTATCTGAGGTTATGAGTGGTAACTATGCCTCCTTTTACATTGGAAGGTCTCTGCTCCTCCTGGGTGGTGGGGCTCTGTAGCCTAGAAGACGCTGAACTTCCACTTATTgtaaagggaggaggaaagggtcATCTTTGGCCCATATAAATTTAGGGAATGAACCAAAGTGATGCATGGAGCTTAACCGCTTGGTGCAAAACAAGCTGCCTTTTAGCTAATGAATGAGATCACTCCCAGATCACTTTAGGAACATTTTAGTacagataaaaaatgcaagtcctCCTACAGAGGAAGAATGTCCCAATTCAGCAACTTTTCACTGATAGAGAAAGAATCGGGAGATTTTTCTCCTACTGACCGACTGTGAAAAGGCCAAATAAAACAGCCAACATTCTAATTTCATGCTTAAGttaaataaggaaaggaaaccaGTCAAATGaccgcttggttttttttttgtttttttgttttaaacacaAAGATTTGTCTATAGTCAGTGGAAAAAACAGCTAGAACATAATTAATTGGTTAATGTAGAGGAACATGGAGAAGTAATATTTCAAGAGTAGTGATGGAAACACCAGATTAAccctaaggaaggaaggaagaaaggaagaaaggaagaaaggaaaagaaagaaaagggaatggaggaaggaaaagagaaaagagaaggaaggaaagggagggagggagggagggagggacaaaagAAAAGAGATAGGGAAGGGAgacagggaggaaaagaaagaagagagatgggaggaggagggaggaggagggacaaaagAAAAGAGATAGGGAAGGGAgacagggaggaaaagaaagaagagagatgggagggagggagggaggaaggaaggaaggaaaggaggaagacagaaaaggggagggaggaaacaaaagacagaaatggaaagggagaaaggaaggaaggaaaagacagaaaagggaacagaggaaggaaaagagaagaaggggagggagggaaggatgaagGAAAAGAGATAGGGAAGAGAGACAGGGAGGAAAAGAcagaagagagatggaaggaaagaaggaaagaaggaagacaaaaaagggaagggagggagggaggaaagaaggaaggaaaagacggaaaagagaaacaagaaagggatggagagagggatggagagggacgggaggaaaagacagaaaagagaaaagaaaggaatggagagagggatggagagggacgggaggaaaagacagaaaagagaagaaagaaagggagcgaggcagaaaaggaaaggggagaaaagaaggaaggaaaagacagaacagagaagaaagggagagaagaagaacTCAAGATTGCTTCATTTTGATTGAAATTTGCAAGCTTTCTTGGTACCCCACAACTATAAACTACGGTTCCTGATTTGGCCTGCCCCAAAGAGATGACAATTAACTGCTTATATAAACCATCCGTCTCTGCTTATTTTGGGGAGCAAAATCCTCTTTTGCCTGTAGTAGCCTCATCCTTCTCACTCCCCCATACTTTGGGCAGATGGCTCTAATGACTCAAGAAGACCCACATTTTCTGAGCCGGACACTTGTCCTGTCCAATAGCTGCGTAAAGTGGAAACCGCTAATTGCAGGACCGGGGCCctaccacacacacactttacacCAACAagggtgtaaaagggaaggaaaaaaacctcTTCTAAAATGGTTTTCTcctagggggggagggaagaagtgCTAGTACCATGATACAGGTGGCACGCGGTGGCACAcggaaccatatctgtgggcacgcgagcgttgccctaacTCAGCTCCAGCAGGCATGCGCAtgttggccagctgatttttgggccttctgggcccaccggaagtcaggatacgggctgtttccagcctctgaggGGTAGGGAagtccagagactttctaggagcctggggagggtgaaaaacgggcctattgggcccactgtgccatcacgtgtTAAAAGTGGGGGTCaaacggggggggggtgtcgtgcACACATCCGTGGGGGGCGGGGcgtattgaattatgggtgtgggcacgtgcatgcATGAACCCCCCCcgcgacccccacttttggcacccaatggcaaaaaggttcaccatcacagcctgaGTAGTATCTCTTCTttagctttcttttttccccGACATGGTTTTGTAGCAACGGTTAAGTGTTGCTTAGAACCACGGGCTATATTTAAGCGGAGCGTTTGAGGTTTCGCTGAACTCGGGAACAGAAATAACTGGAGCTAAGCATGAATTATTTCACTTGCCAAGGGAAACCTCCAACTTTTTCCTACTCCAAACCCTTCATTAAGGAGGTTTTTGCCTCAGCCCCAAAGAGGCTGGAAACACAAGAGTCAGTAAATTGGAAAGGGCCGTGTAACCGCCGAATCCACTTTGCAAAAGCTGAAATTAAAGCTTCTTCCACAATGGATTCTCTGGCCTCCAACTTGGACACTTCTAGGGAAGCCCACCAGACTCGTTCAAAGCCCTTTGAGGATGGGAGCAAACGAACAAACCatcatcaaacaaacaaacaaacacacttgAGCAGTGGAATGAAGGATCGTCTACTCTACACGCTTCGGTGCATATATAACACTGGTGGTTTTTGTATATCTTCTAAGGTCTACTAAGCCACCTGCTGACGCTTCAGGAGATCACCCGGCTCCAAGTCTCCTCTTCTTAGAATATAGGATAGAatatagaatcacagagttggaagggaccttggaggtcttctagtccaaccccctgcttaggcaggaaaccctatatcatttcctgAAGAAATAAAAGTCTAGGAACTAGCTAACCACAGAAATTTCAAACATTTGATTCTCCAAAGTTGGCAACCTTTAAGGCTTGTgagcttcaactcctagaattcccccacTAGCCGTgccatctggggaattctgggagttgaagtcctccaggcttaaagttgccaaggttggagacctctgatttagatgGCTTTGTGATGGTCGTAAGGGACTGAAATTGCAAGTGGGGCTTAAATCCTGAGACGAGGAAGTCAAAAGACACTGAATTAGAGTTTGCAGTTCTTCCAGCCAACTTGTTTAGCAACATCTGGAACAGTTGTGGAATTGCTTTCTTGGCATTGTTGGGTGGAGCTGGTGGAGTGATGGATTTGCTCACTCTTCTTGTTGCAGGTGCTACTCAATGTTGCTTGACAGACACTATCCCCAATTATCAACAtcgtgtgaatagaatagaataacagggttggaagggaccttggaggtcttctagtccaaccccctgcccaggcaggaaaccctacaccatttcagacaaatggctatctaatctcttcttaaaaacctccagtgttggagcattcacagcttctgcaggcaagttgttccactggttaattgttctaattgtcaggaaatttctccttagttctaggttgcttctttctttgaccagtttccacccattgcttcttgttctactctcaggtgctttggagaatagcttgactccctcttctttgtggcagccccagagatattggaagactgctatcatgtctcccctagtccttcttttcattaaactagacatacccagttcctgcaaccgttcttcatatgttttagcctccagttccctaatcctctttgttgctcttctctgcattctttccagagtctcaacatcttttttacatcgtggcgaccaaaactggatgcaaatatgccaagtgtggccttaccaaggccttataaagtctgtgtgtctgtgtgtctgtgtgcgcaCACGCATGTCTTTTGGTGCGAATAAGGCTGGTCAACCCTTGTTCCAGATTTGCTGTCTAACTCTAAGCCGGCAACTTTGTTCCAGGTGCCGACTCCCTGTGTGGACACAGCCTGAGCTTTAGCGATGAAAAGTTACATTCCTCTCCTCCATCCAGTCCTTCTGGTTCTTCTCCCATAATCGCCTCTCGAAAAGGTATAGTTTGAaaggtcatttttaaaaaataaaaataaaaaaattatccagtaTGAGAATCACGATCGGCCGAACGTGATCGAGGGGAGGAtacgatggttgttaagtgggggggggggcgggagttcaaaatttttagcaaggggttctctgcccggttggtgggtgggcgtgaccatggtgggcgtgagtttttgccctccccaggctccagaggctttccttgagtttCCGGCAAAAACGgctttcccaggctctggaggccctctggaggcaggaaacggcccatttctggccttcccgaacttccggtaggcctgtttttcaccctccctgagcctccccgcgcaccctgcacttacctgcatccaaaatgggccacatggggactcctgggaggggcagggtgaggtgggcggggccagccaggaatgggatttgggtgttctctgaactgcacagaatcttagctagaagttctcccgaacTCCTGCAAACCCCCGGCAGCCCACccctgttgttaagtgtgaaaaccagtcataagtcacatttttttgagTGCCATTATTTTCAGAAATAGCAGAAGATTGAAGTGTAATATTGCAGGAATAACAGGGGTCAGCTTCTTGTGTTACCAATTAAGGGACCAAGTCAGCGGATAACCTGTTTTGCTGATCATCtttttcatacatacatatacatatacatacatacatacatacatacatacatacatacatacatatatacatatccaTCTGTTTGACTCCCCTAACATTATTCTTTATTTTACAAGATTACCAAAAGGTAAGGAGAGTTAGAAAACTAACCATCAAGTCAACATTTCTATTGCATCATCGGTTTTGTAATTGTCTTTTTTCTCCCAGCAAAACTTGGAGACACCAAAGAACTAGAAGACTTTATTGCTGATCTTGATAGAGTTTTGGCAAGTAAGTAATCAGCCTTGATTCCTAATAGATACCTGGGCAAGGATCAGAGTACACACCAATAGATTCCTGCCCAGGAAACAGTGAATAGATATGACCCTGTACGCAAAGGAAATCCACCAGGacaatgtcaaaaaaaaaaagtcaagatggccgcTGTGACTACACAAAGCCTATGCCCTTTGTACAGGTGTGTATCAGACTTTGCAGCTGAATACAGGAATGTATTTAGACTTATTAGATGCATAGGGATATATTGTTTAGGTCAAAAGAAATAAGGCTGTGTTAGAAATTATGTTTAGATATAGCACTACAGAGCAAACAAGAAccatcaccatgtgctttactgctcagctattcaactgtaacaggaaacaggaatcTCTACTTAGACCAAAAGAGTATATACCacagatccaaacttgtaaacactgccatctgctggctgaatactactgtagttgttgcatagaaATACATTCGAACAGGCTGAATTAATGTTTGACCTGAATGTTTCCATTGGGAAtccaaatacaagtagtcctcaatttaagaccgcaactgagcccaaaatctctgttgctaagcaag encodes the following:
- the RGCC gene encoding regulator of cell cycle RGCC, whose product is MKPFKAQKTPGGQDLLEDGGELADVLCEFDAVIEDFSSPIKERHFQYEEHLEKMKRRSSTSISDSESADSLCGHSLSFSDEKLHSSPPSSPSGSSPIIASRKAKLGDTKELEDFIADLDRVLASM